A single window of Vigna unguiculata cultivar IT97K-499-35 chromosome 1, ASM411807v1, whole genome shotgun sequence DNA harbors:
- the LOC114185549 gene encoding glutathione S-transferase U19-like: protein MADEVVLLDFWASPFGMRARIALAEKGINYERKEQNLKNKSSLLLQMNPVHKKIPVLIHKDKPICESLIVVEYINEVWNHTNPLLPSDPYQRAQARFWADYVDTKIFDTLEKISKAKGEEETEVAKKELIEALKLFEEQLGDKSYFGGENLGFVDIALVPFYPWIKSFAAFVGLNIEDGEYPKLIVWAKRCLQKESVAKSLPDEQVVNEFTRKIFGIQ from the exons ATGGCAGATGAGGTGGTTCTGCTAGATTTCTGGGCGAGTCCATTTGGGATGAGGGCGAGGATTGCACTTGCTGAAAAGGGTATAAACTATGAGCGCAAAGAACAGAATCTGAAGAACAAGAGTTCTTTACTCCTACAAATGAACCCGGTTCACAAGAAAATTCCGGTTCTTATCCACAAGGACAAGCCCATTTGTGAATCTCTCATTGTTGTTGAGTACATTAATGAGGTTTGGAATCACACAAATCCCTTGCTGCCTTCTGACCCTTACCAGAGAGCACAGGCAAGATTCTGGGCTGATTATGTTGACACCAAG ATATTTGATACCCTAGAGAAGATTTCGAaagcaaaaggagaagaagaaacagAAGTTGCGAAGAAAGAGTTGATAGAAGCCCTAAAATTGTTTGAGGAACAACTGGGAGATAAAAGTTATTTTGGAGGAGAAAATCTTGGTTTTGTGGACATAGCACTTGTCCCATTCTACCCTTGGATAAAATCCTTTGCAGCTTTTGTGGGCCTTAACATAGAAGATGGTGAGTATCCGAAGTTGATTGTTTGGGCCAAGAGGTGCCTTCAAAAAGAAAGTGTTGCCAAGTCTCTTCCCGATGAGCAGGTGGTGAATGAGTTCACAAGAAAGATCTTCGGCATTCAGTAG